A stretch of DNA from Desulfobacterales bacterium:
AAAAAAATATTATAGTGTATCATTTCATTCCGATCAACAATTATCATAGGGCCTGGTTCTAACTTCAGACAAATTCATTTTTACAGCGTTGCATCCCGCTCTCGTCATTCCCGCCTTTTTACAACGCCATCCTTTTTTTATTTTGAAAAGTTTTTTTAATTTGGTTACGTTATAAAAAACATGAAAAAAAGGATCTGTTCTCATGATGAAACACATTACGGCATTAAAAATCCTGTCCCTGTGCCTGTTGATCACGAGCAGTTTTCCATATACGAACGGATTTGCCATTACCGCAACCCAAATCATCGAAAAATCCGAGCAGGCGATTCAAGGCGAATCGCAGATTGCCACCGCGGAAATCACGATAAAAACCCGACGCTGGACACGCACAATGAAGCTGGAATCCTATCGGGTCCGTAAGGATAAAAAAAGCTTCTCGGAAATTCTGTCTCCCAGAAAAGATGCCGGAAACCGATTTCTCATGATCGATCAAAACATGTGGCATTATGTACCCAGACTGCAGCAGACCATCAAAATATCGCCCTCCATGATGCTGCAGTCCTGGATGGGATCTGATTTCACCAATGATGATATCGTGAAGGAATCGAGCATCGTT
This window harbors:
- a CDS encoding outer membrane lipoprotein-sorting protein; protein product: MMKHITALKILSLCLLITSSFPYTNGFAITATQIIEKSEQAIQGESQIATAEITIKTRRWTRTMKLESYRVRKDKKSFSEILSPRKDAGNRFLMIDQNMWHYVPRLQQTIKISPSMMLQSWMGSDFTNDDIVKESSIVADYTHHMIGNEAVDGHECYKLELIPRPDAAVVWGKIIYYARTSDFLPVREEFYNEHNELKKHLTLSNFQKMGDRIIPVLYKMQTVSKPDRYTLMELESVRFDVPIPETVFTLQYLKKR